One segment of Campylobacter hominis ATCC BAA-381 DNA contains the following:
- a CDS encoding phage BR0599 family protein has translation MSENYYLFEFGAMLDRYFYTSAQIDIKKGDKIYKSETIFLNELGKDSLNDDASISCGFDCEPINLYKDFNPSTNINVKVMDAEEKLLFYGRIASVEFDAKDGSAAIKLSTLGALMKGKIPTRTFSRECGFELFDGNCALNKKDYSLTLLGKDCEFLENFTQIKSAKIGEKPDGYFLGGYVSFNNQHSYIMQHTGDTIFLMFPLKKLNKNVVLYVYAGCDKLLNTCKNKFNNEINYGGFPFVPGKNPVTQGY, from the coding sequence ATGAGTGAAAATTATTATCTTTTCGAGTTTGGCGCTATGCTTGACAGATACTTTTATACAAGCGCGCAAATCGATATTAAAAAAGGCGACAAAATTTATAAAAGCGAAACAATTTTTTTAAATGAGCTTGGAAAAGACAGTTTGAATGATGATGCTTCTATCAGTTGCGGATTTGATTGTGAGCCAATCAATCTTTATAAGGATTTTAATCCGAGCACCAACATAAATGTAAAGGTTATGGACGCGGAGGAAAAACTTCTTTTTTACGGCAGAATTGCAAGCGTGGAATTTGACGCAAAAGACGGCAGCGCCGCAATTAAGCTAAGCACTCTTGGCGCACTTATGAAAGGCAAAATCCCGACACGCACATTCTCACGCGAGTGTGGATTCGAGCTTTTCGATGGAAACTGCGCTTTAAACAAAAAAGATTATTCGCTTACGCTTCTTGGCAAAGACTGCGAGTTTTTGGAAAATTTCACGCAGATTAAAAGCGCAAAAATCGGTGAAAAACCTGATGGCTACTTCTTAGGCGGCTATGTAAGCTTTAACAATCAGCACAGCTACATTATGCAGCATACTGGCGATACAATATTTTTAATGTTTCCGCTTAAAAAACTAAATAAAAATGTAGTTTTATACGTGTATGCCGGGTGCGATAAGCTTCTTAATACCTGCAAAAATAAATTCAACAATGAAATAAATTACGGCGGTTTTCCATTTGTTCCCGGTAAAAATCCCGTAACGCAAGGATATTAA